A stretch of the Thermodesulfobacteriota bacterium genome encodes the following:
- a CDS encoding signal recognition particle-docking protein FtsY, which translates to MSDIEKEHKKRGFFGRLFRRGPADEQDASGKPPAEAPAESEAQLPAEPETKTAEQPAAGREPQR; encoded by the coding sequence GTGTCCGACATCGAGAAGGAGCACAAGAAGAGGGGATTCTTCGGCCGCCTGTTTCGCAGGGGTCCCGCAGACGAGCAGGACGCCTCCGGGAAACCCCCTGCCGAGGCCCCCGCCGAATCCGAGGCACAGCTGCCGGCGGAGCCCGAGACCAAAACGGCGGAGCAACCGGCCGCCGGGAGGGAGCCGCAGCGCC
- the aroA gene encoding 3-phosphoshikimate 1-carboxyvinyltransferase → METVTLAPPAPLRRDLRVPGDKSVSHRALLFAALAQGESRIEGLQAGLDVAATRRALEHLGVAIRDEKGVVAVEGVGVGGLAEPGDAIDCANSGTTMRLLAGVLAGHSFLSVLTGDASLRRRPMARVLDPLREMGALALGRQEDTRAPLVLRGGSLRALTWLLPVASAQVKSAVLLAGLHARGTTWVEEPELSRDHTERMLAAMGAEVLREGRRVGVRGHPRLRAGELAVPGDPSSAAFWVAAALLVPGSRVRVRQVSLNPTRIGFLHILQRMGAPLSIEPTGDACGEPVGDVVAEHGPLRGVSVDPAEVPSAIDEFPVLGAVAAVARGETEVRGAEELRHKESDRIDTLAGELRKAGVAVETFADGMRISGGRPLRPARFQSHGDHRLAMALGVLALAIPGGGEVEGADAASVSYPGFWKELLQG, encoded by the coding sequence GTGGAGACGGTAACCTTGGCTCCTCCTGCCCCCCTGAGGCGCGACCTCCGGGTGCCGGGCGACAAGTCGGTGTCGCACCGGGCGCTGCTCTTTGCCGCCCTGGCCCAGGGCGAATCGCGCATCGAGGGCCTCCAGGCCGGGCTCGACGTAGCGGCGACCCGCCGGGCCCTCGAGCACCTGGGGGTCGCCATCCGGGACGAGAAGGGGGTCGTCGCGGTGGAAGGGGTCGGCGTGGGGGGGCTCGCCGAGCCCGGCGATGCCATCGACTGCGCCAACTCGGGCACCACCATGCGGCTCCTGGCCGGGGTGCTCGCGGGCCATTCCTTTCTCTCGGTGCTCACGGGGGACGCCTCCCTTCGGCGGCGCCCCATGGCCCGGGTGCTCGACCCCCTGCGGGAGATGGGGGCCCTGGCCCTGGGGCGGCAGGAGGACACCCGGGCGCCCCTGGTGCTCCGGGGGGGGAGCCTGCGGGCTCTGACCTGGCTCCTGCCCGTGGCCAGCGCCCAGGTGAAGAGCGCGGTACTCCTGGCGGGCCTCCACGCCCGGGGAACCACCTGGGTGGAGGAACCCGAGCTCAGCCGGGACCACACCGAGCGCATGCTCGCCGCCATGGGGGCCGAGGTGCTCCGCGAGGGCCGCCGGGTGGGCGTGCGGGGCCACCCCCGCCTTCGCGCGGGGGAGCTCGCCGTGCCCGGAGACCCGTCCTCGGCGGCCTTCTGGGTAGCGGCGGCGCTCCTGGTGCCGGGCTCCCGGGTGCGGGTGCGGCAGGTGAGCCTCAACCCCACCCGCATCGGGTTCCTCCACATCCTCCAGCGCATGGGCGCCCCGCTCTCCATCGAGCCCACGGGGGACGCCTGCGGCGAGCCCGTGGGCGACGTGGTGGCCGAGCACGGCCCCCTCCGGGGGGTCTCGGTGGACCCCGCCGAGGTTCCCTCGGCCATCGACGAGTTTCCCGTGCTCGGGGCGGTGGCGGCCGTGGCCCGGGGCGAGACCGAGGTGCGGGGCGCGGAAGAGCTGCGGCACAAGGAGTCGGACCGCATCGACACCCTGGCCGGCGAGTTGCGAAAGGCGGGAGTCGCGGTGGAGACCTTTGCCGACGGGATGCGGATCTCGGGGGGCAGGCCCTTGCGCCCGGCCCGGTTCCAGAGCCACGGCGACCACCGCCTGGCCATGGCCCTGGGGGTGCTCGCCCTGGCCATCCCCGGAGGGGGCGAGGTGGAGGGGGCCGACGCCGCCAGCGTGTCCTACCCCGGCTTCTGGAAAGAGCTCCTGCAGGGATAG
- a CDS encoding prephenate dehydrogenase/arogenate dehydrogenase family protein yields the protein MSRTLALVGLGLIGGSLAASLKTRNAPWRVRAADRRRSALDYALDRGMIDEAAPSASAAAEGADLVVLATPVQAIRASLREVGPGLRPGQVVTDVGSTKAGILREAREVLPAGVSFVGGHPVAGTERSGVESAVPGLFEGRTCVLTPTDDSDPRAVEAVTDLWHDLGAQVVCMAPETHDRVFALVSHLPHALAYGLVDTVAGELEPEQAALAGGSLRDFARVTSGSPVVWREIFLENRDALLYALDAFAGRIRVLHDAVSRGDAEALDRLLRRATETGDPSWRR from the coding sequence GTGAGCCGCACCCTGGCGCTGGTGGGGCTGGGGCTCATCGGTGGGAGCCTCGCCGCCTCCCTCAAGACCCGCAACGCCCCCTGGCGGGTGCGCGCAGCGGACCGGCGCAGGAGCGCGCTGGACTACGCCCTGGACCGGGGAATGATCGACGAGGCCGCCCCGAGCGCATCGGCGGCCGCCGAGGGCGCCGACCTGGTGGTGCTCGCGACGCCGGTGCAGGCGATCCGGGCGTCCCTTCGGGAGGTGGGGCCGGGGCTTCGGCCCGGCCAGGTGGTCACCGACGTGGGGAGCACCAAGGCCGGCATCCTCCGGGAGGCCCGGGAGGTGCTGCCGGCGGGCGTTTCCTTCGTGGGCGGGCACCCGGTGGCCGGCACCGAGCGCTCCGGGGTGGAGAGCGCCGTACCGGGGCTCTTCGAGGGGCGCACCTGCGTTCTTACCCCCACCGACGATTCCGACCCCCGAGCCGTGGAAGCCGTCACGGACCTGTGGCACGACCTGGGCGCCCAGGTCGTGTGCATGGCGCCCGAGACCCACGACCGGGTCTTTGCCCTGGTGAGCCACCTCCCCCACGCCCTGGCCTACGGCCTCGTGGACACCGTGGCCGGCGAGCTGGAACCCGAGCAGGCGGCTCTCGCGGGCGGATCGCTCCGGGATTTCGCCCGGGTCACCTCCGGCTCACCCGTGGTCTGGAGAGAGATCTTTCTGGAGAATCGCGACGCCCTCCTCTATGCCCTGGACGCCTTTGCCGGGCGCATCCGGGTGCTGCACGACGCGGTGAGCCGGGGCGACGCCGAAGCCCTGGACCGCCTTCTGCGGCGCGCCACCGAGACGGGAGACCCTTCGTGGAGACGGTAA
- the aroF gene encoding 3-deoxy-7-phosphoheptulonate synthase, which translates to MIIVLRPDHRPEDRRQLVETLKALGLSVHESAGEKRTILGAIGDEDSLRELPLESMPGVERVIPILKPYKLVSREFRAEDSVVDVRGVPIGGPLVQIIAGPCSIEDRGLLLETARAIREAGATLLRGGAFKPRTSPYAFQGLGEKGLELLAEAREHAGLPVVTELMDPRDTLLVARYADVVQIGARNMQNFRLLKEVGNLEKPVLIKRGMSATLTECLMSAEYVAAQGNRRVILCERGIRTFETATRSTLDLSAVPVLKSQTHLPVIVDPSHAAGRFELVAPLAKAALAAGADGLMIEVHARPEQALCDGNQSLKPERFARLVAELAAVARAVGRELGRPPERAP; encoded by the coding sequence GTGATCATCGTGCTGCGCCCCGACCATCGGCCCGAGGACCGGCGCCAGCTCGTGGAGACCCTCAAGGCCCTGGGGCTGTCGGTGCACGAGTCGGCGGGGGAGAAGCGCACCATCCTGGGCGCCATCGGCGACGAGGACTCCCTGCGGGAGCTGCCCCTGGAGTCCATGCCCGGGGTGGAGCGGGTCATTCCCATCCTCAAGCCCTACAAGCTCGTGAGCCGGGAGTTCCGGGCCGAGGACAGCGTCGTCGACGTCCGGGGGGTGCCCATCGGCGGGCCCCTGGTCCAGATCATCGCCGGGCCCTGCTCCATCGAGGACCGGGGGCTCCTCCTGGAGACCGCCCGGGCCATTCGGGAGGCGGGCGCGACGCTTCTTCGCGGCGGCGCCTTCAAGCCCCGCACCAGCCCCTACGCCTTCCAGGGGCTCGGGGAAAAGGGGCTCGAGCTCCTGGCGGAGGCCCGGGAGCACGCGGGCCTGCCGGTGGTGACCGAGCTCATGGACCCCCGGGACACCCTGCTCGTGGCGCGCTACGCGGACGTGGTCCAGATCGGCGCCCGCAACATGCAGAACTTCCGACTCCTCAAGGAGGTCGGAAATCTGGAGAAGCCCGTCCTCATCAAGCGGGGAATGTCGGCTACCCTGACCGAGTGCCTCATGAGCGCCGAGTACGTGGCCGCCCAGGGCAACCGGAGGGTGATCCTGTGCGAGCGGGGCATCCGCACCTTCGAGACAGCCACCCGCAGCACCCTGGACCTGTCCGCGGTCCCTGTGCTCAAGTCCCAGACCCACCTTCCGGTCATCGTGGACCCGAGCCACGCCGCCGGGCGCTTCGAGCTCGTGGCCCCCCTGGCCAAGGCGGCGCTGGCCGCCGGGGCCGACGGGCTCATGATCGAGGTTCACGCGCGGCCCGAGCAGGCGCTGTGCGACGGCAACCAGAGCCTGAAACCCGAGCGCTTCGCCCGGCTGGTGGCCGAGCTGGCCGCGGTGGCCCGGGCGGTGGGGCGCGAGCTCGGCCGGCCGCCGGAGCGCGCGCCGTGA
- the hisC gene encoding histidinol-phosphate transaminase, translating into MPTQPAPAGADLFAQAVSPQVLDLKPYVPGKPIEELRRERGLSSIVKLASNENPLGPSPAAVAALEAQLAGLHRYPDGYGFALKQVLARRWAVAPENLVLGNGSSEILEMAVRLLVRPGKGVVLASPSFSIYELAARAQGGTVHRVPLRDHAVDLEAVAAVVDADTALVILGNPNNPTGTIFRRLEWERFLAAVPRRVGILLDEAYAEYAEDPAFPVGRDYLDEERLLVVARTFSKAHGLAALRIGYGIAPRRLVDYLNRLRLPFNANGPAQAAAAAAADDDDHVERSRRVNRQGLQRLARFFAQRGVPAVASQANFLLARVGDGDRCFEALLDHGVIVRSTRSFGMPEWIRVTVGTPQELDRFEAAFARVAEAGGGVP; encoded by the coding sequence ATGCCCACCCAACCCGCCCCTGCCGGGGCAGACCTGTTCGCCCAGGCCGTCAGCCCCCAGGTGCTCGACCTCAAGCCCTACGTGCCCGGCAAGCCCATCGAAGAGCTGCGGCGGGAGCGGGGGCTTTCCTCCATCGTCAAGCTCGCGAGCAACGAAAATCCCCTGGGGCCTTCCCCGGCCGCGGTGGCGGCCCTGGAGGCGCAGCTCGCGGGGCTCCACCGTTACCCCGACGGGTACGGTTTCGCCCTCAAGCAGGTGCTGGCCCGGCGCTGGGCGGTGGCACCCGAGAACCTGGTGCTGGGCAACGGCTCGTCGGAGATCCTGGAGATGGCGGTGCGCCTCCTGGTGCGGCCAGGCAAGGGGGTCGTGCTCGCGAGCCCCTCGTTCAGCATCTACGAGCTCGCCGCCCGGGCCCAGGGGGGAACCGTGCACCGGGTGCCCCTCCGGGACCACGCGGTGGACTTGGAGGCCGTGGCCGCTGTCGTGGACGCCGACACGGCCTTGGTGATCCTGGGCAACCCCAACAACCCCACGGGAACGATCTTTCGCCGGCTCGAGTGGGAGCGCTTCCTCGCGGCGGTGCCTCGCCGGGTGGGCATCCTCCTGGACGAGGCCTACGCGGAATACGCCGAGGACCCTGCCTTCCCCGTGGGCCGCGACTACCTGGACGAGGAGCGGCTCCTGGTGGTGGCGCGCACCTTCTCCAAGGCACATGGGCTCGCCGCCCTGCGCATCGGCTACGGCATCGCCCCGCGGCGCCTGGTGGACTACCTGAACCGGCTGCGCCTGCCCTTCAACGCCAACGGGCCGGCCCAGGCCGCGGCGGCCGCCGCGGCCGACGACGACGACCACGTGGAGCGCTCGCGCCGGGTCAATCGCCAGGGGTTGCAGCGGCTGGCGCGCTTCTTCGCGCAGCGGGGCGTACCTGCCGTGGCGAGCCAGGCCAACTTCCTCCTGGCCCGGGTGGGAGACGGGGATCGGTGCTTCGAGGCCCTGCTGGACCACGGGGTCATCGTGCGCAGCACCCGCAGCTTCGGGATGCCGGAGTGGATCCGGGTGACCGTGGGAACCCCCCAGGAGCTGGACCGTTTCGAGGCCGCCTTCGCCCGCGTGGCCGAGGCGGGAGGAGGTGTACCGTGA